Proteins from a genomic interval of Macaca mulatta isolate MMU2019108-1 chromosome 18, T2T-MMU8v2.0, whole genome shotgun sequence:
- the TMEM200C gene encoding transmembrane protein 200C (The RefSeq protein has 4 substitutions, 1 non-frameshifting indel compared to this genomic sequence), translated as MIATGGLLRISARKQDPLRPPSQIPKRKRKAKKRRKNDVVVVKGKLKLCSISGLIALCGILVLLVGIAMAVVGYWPKATGANREAGKQLPPAGSSHRVPTTANSSGSGSKNRSRSHPRAPGGVNSSSAGAPRSTPPARVASPSSSSTSVGFFFRIFSGYLHSDKLKVFGPLIMGIGIFLFICANAVLHENRDKKTKIINLRDLYSTVIDVHSLRAKDLAAAAAAAAAAAASSSSSAPPAAPPGAIPLNGFLSYVQSRGLELKPGSCGGAGDAFGAAAMLAKGSWPPHPAALSGGRPRGAASPPDLASSPRCPREPASLAEAVYSVYRERSGVAGRRRAAAATAAAAAAASSCSSPAPCSPPESWGRQSTASSLVDSSLSAFALLPLQGDRDRDGDAEGASCSWQRPPGERGSLEIPRGEVDLSLTNLRGAEGSMRGASQELEEPEGAVAARAARGQGGRLPRTGRYAALRRRSTSGLPDYRVPPSPEPPPSPGSADPDSSPLAKAASPSPPLRLEGSPPTRRDSGSSQSDDPSSSNKGYTPLREAGTSSESVLDAVASQTRDSVTAPVPGAEQSSPEGASQEPLTAEQPQPVQRQFTNKEKLFMISRSHAIGVEEGELESTGI; from the coding sequence ATGATCGCCACCGGCGGCCTGCTGAGGATTTCCGCCAGAAAGCAGGATCCACTCCGCCCCCCAAGTCAGATCCCCAAGCGCAAGCGGAAAGCCAAAAAGAGGCGCAAGAACGATGTGGTGGTGGTGAAAGGCAAGCTGAAGCTGTGCTCCATCTCGGGGCTCATCGCCCTCTGCGGGATCCTGGTGCTGCTGGTGGGCATAGCCATGGCGGTGGTGGGCTACTGGCCCAAGGCCACGGGGGCCAATCGGGAGGGGGGTAAGCAGCTGCCGCCTGCGGGCAGCAGCCACCGCGTCCCGACCACCGCCAACAGCAGCGGCAGTGGCAGCAAAAACCGGTCCAGGAGCCACCCTAGGGCTCCAGGGGGTGTCAACTCCAGTTCCGCGGGCGCGCCCAGGAGCACGCCTCCTGCGCGAGTcgcctccccttcctcctcctccacgtCGGTGGGCTTCTTCTTCCGCATCTTCTCTGGCTACCTGCACTCTGACAAGCTCAAGGTCTTGGGGCCCCTCATCATGGGCATCGGCATCTTCCTCTTCATCTGCGCGAACGCGGTCCTCCACGAGAACCGGGACAAGAAGACCAAAATCATCAACTTGCGGGACCTCTACTCCACAGTCATCGACGTGCACAGCCTCCGCGCCAAAGACCTGGCGGCCGCCGCGGCCGCCGCTgcggccgccgccgcctcctcgtCGTCGTCGGCCCCCCCCGCGGCGCCCCCCGGGGCCATCCCGCTCAACGGCTTCCTCAGCTACGTGCAGTCGCGGGGCCTGGAACTGAAGCCGGGGAGCTGCGGTGGCGCCGGAGACGCCTTCGGAGCCGCGGCGATGCTGGCCAAGGGCTCGTGGCCGCCTCACCCCGCGGCCCTGAGCGGCGGCCGCCCCCGGGGCGCCGCGTCCCCGCCGGACCTGGCCTCTTCCCCGCGCTGTCCGCGGGAGCCCGCGAGCCTGGCCGAGGCCGTGTACAGCGTCTACCGCGAGCGCTCGGGCGTGGCCGGCCGTCGCCGGGCCGCCGctgccaccgccgccgccgccgctagCAGCTGCAGCAGTCCGGCGCCCTGCAGCCCACCCGAGAGCTGGGGGCGCCAGAGCACCGCCAGCTCCCTCGTGGACTCCTCGCTGAGCGCCTTCGCGCTGCTGCCCTTGCAAGGGGACCGCGATAGGGACGGGGACGCGGAGGGCGCGAGCTGCAGCTGGCAGAGGCCTCCGGGGGAACGCGGCTCCCTGGAGATCCCGAGGGGCGAGGTCGACCTGAGCCTGACCAACCTCCGCGGAGCAGAGGGCAGCATGCGCGGAGCGAGCCAGGAGCTAGAGGAGCCCGAGGGCGCGGTAGCGGCGCGCGCCGCCAGGGGGCACGGCGGCCGCCTGCCCAGGACCGGCAGGTACGCGGCCTTGCGGCGCCGCAGCACCAGCGGGCTCCCGGACTACCGGGTGCCGCCGTCCCCCGAGCCCCCGCCCTCCCCGGGGAGTGCGGACCCGGACTCCAGCCCTCTGGCCAAAGCCGCCTCCCCCTCGCCACCCCTGCGGCTGGAGGGCTCACCCCCCACCAGGCGGGACTCGGGGAGCTCCCAGTCGGATGACCCATCCAGCAGCAATAAGGGCTACACACCCCTGCGGGAGGCCGGCACCTCCTCCGAGTCGGTCTTGGACGCAGTTGCCAGTCAAACGCGAGACTCTGTGGCCGCCCCTGTTCCGGGTGCGGAGCAGAGCTCCCCGGAGGGTGCCAGCCAGGAGCCACTTACGGCCGAGCAACCTCAGCCGGTGCAGAGGCAGTTTACAAACAAGGAGAAACTCTTCATGATTTCCAGGTCTCATGCCATAGGGGTAGAAGAAGGAGAACTGGAAAGCACAGGCATTTAG